The genomic window TCTTCCTAATGAAACTATTGTTTTCCCATAATGAAACTCCTAGTATCATTATAACAATGGAAGTAGATGATTTACCAATAGAGTTAGAGGTAGCGGACGCACTCAAATCAGGACACCTGATGATGGGTACGGCAGAGAGTTGTACAGGCGGAAAGATTGCCAGCATGATAACCTCCATGGCGGGCAGCTCGGAATACTTCACCGGGGGCGTGGTAGCCTATTGCAACGAGGTGAAGCATCATGTGCTCGGTGTCTCCGAGGCGGACTTGAACACTTTCGGGGCCGTAAGCCAGCCGGTCGTGGAGCAGATGGCCCGTGGGACTATGCGGGTATTGGGATGTGATTGTGCCGTC from Parabacteroides distasonis ATCC 8503 includes these protein-coding regions:
- a CDS encoding CinA family protein; amino-acid sequence: MKLLFSHNETPSIIITMEVDDLPIELEVADALKSGHLMMGTAESCTGGKIASMITSMAGSSEYFTGGVVAYCNEVKHHVLGVSEADLNTFGAVSQPVVEQMARGTMRVLGCDCAVATSGIAGPGGGTPSKPVGTVWIAAAYKERILSECYHFGENPRMENIRLSAEAALRMLLGLIRE